Proteins found in one Sulfurimonas sp. genomic segment:
- a CDS encoding helix-turn-helix domain-containing protein: MMVVVVLAAALAVDATNFVTACASSAQAYKTATLLKTLNVNALISGEVGVGKKTLARYILNDAPILDGKDYEDILSTLESTNQIIIVNLENVPNIKIVLDKIVEKSIRLIATAKSSFYSEYIDEVCSIKFDIPPLSQRPEDVNELIKIYADEASKLFNTSNKINFDSFKPDLSTNSNSLKRQIIISSLFADISEDELMSIMHNYLADRLGSNNDYRKFLHLYEVPLIEAGLEKFKSQLQLADRLGLNRNTLRKKIADNK, from the coding sequence ATGATGGTTGTTGTGGTTCTGGCGGCGGCTCTGGCTGTGGATGCCACTAATTTCGTAACTGCTTGTGCATCTAGTGCACAGGCATATAAAACAGCTACATTATTAAAAACACTTAATGTAAATGCCCTAATAAGTGGTGAAGTTGGTGTTGGTAAAAAAACGTTAGCTAGATATATATTAAATGATGCTCCAATCCTTGATGGCAAAGATTACGAAGATATTTTATCTACACTAGAAAGTACAAATCAAATAATAATTGTAAATTTAGAAAATGTACCTAATATAAAAATAGTTTTAGATAAAATTGTAGAAAAATCAATTAGATTAATAGCTACGGCTAAAAGCTCTTTTTATAGTGAGTATATTGATGAAGTATGTAGTATAAAGTTTGATATACCGCCATTAAGTCAAAGACCAGAAGATGTAAATGAACTAATTAAGATTTATGCAGATGAAGCATCAAAATTATTTAATACATCCAATAAAATAAATTTTGATAGTTTTAAGCCTGATCTCTCTACAAACTCAAACTCTTTAAAAAGACAAATAATTATCAGTTCACTTTTTGCTGATATTAGTGAGGATGAACTTATGAGTATTATGCATAATTATCTTGCAGATAGACTTGGCTCAAACAATGACTATAGAAAGTTTCTACATCTTTACGAAGTACCTTTGATTGAAGCTGGTTTAGAGAAGTTTAAATCTCAATTACAATTAGCTGATAGATTAGGGTTAAATAGAAATACTTTAAGAAAAAAAATAGCAGATAATAAATAA
- a CDS encoding peptidylprolyl isomerase, with protein sequence MAIEANQIVSIEYEVRDGEKLVDGNVGGAPLVFMFGKGQIIPGLENGIKEMAIGEKGDVLVKAADAYGEYNAEAKQEVPKEQFAGIDLEVGMTLYGQGEDGGTVQVVVNEIGAESVIIDFNHPLAGKDLMFTVTINNVREATAEEAMTGIPAENKPSDDGCCGSGGGSGCGCH encoded by the coding sequence TGAAAAATTAGTTGATGGAAATGTAGGTGGAGCTCCACTTGTATTTATGTTTGGAAAAGGTCAAATAATTCCAGGTTTAGAGAATGGAATTAAAGAGATGGCTATTGGAGAAAAAGGTGATGTACTTGTAAAAGCAGCAGATGCTTACGGTGAGTACAATGCTGAAGCTAAACAAGAAGTTCCAAAAGAGCAGTTTGCAGGAATTGATTTAGAAGTTGGTATGACTCTATATGGTCAAGGTGAAGATGGAGGAACTGTTCAAGTTGTTGTAAATGAGATCGGTGCTGAAAGTGTAATTATCGATTTTAATCACCCTTTAGCTGGAAAAGATTTAATGTTTACTGTTACAATCAATAACGTACGTGAAGCAACAGCTGAAGAAGCAATGACAGGAATACCGGCTGAAAACAAACCGTCTGATGATGGTTGTTGTGGTTCTGGCGGCGGCTCTGGCTGTGGATGCCACTAA